One Anaerobacillus alkaliphilus DNA window includes the following coding sequences:
- a CDS encoding DNA polymerase III subunit alpha, protein MEFVHLHVNTEYSLLRSSAKIEALVARAKELQFSEIAITDQSVLYGVIPFYKACKQVGIKPIIGLELCITTKNKDETWIILLAKSQVGYQNLMKLSSISQVLGSNQKKQVEKHHLFSYCKDLIAISSPSKGEIQQLVLEGKSELALLTIKEYQTHFGDDFYIGIHDHGMATEKELNLKIVKLSREYQMNLVVTNQVVYIRKEDALAQRCLLAIEQGTTLEEIKTEFHTNEYYLKSKQEMEQLFSQIPEALLNTKKIADKCNLILNFGEHALPKFPLPAGVNSKEYLFKLCQEGLLTRYKLLTDEIQERLLFELKIIDQMQFNDYFLIVWDFMKFAHEKGMITGPGRGSAAGSLVAYVLHITNVDPIKYDLLFERFLNPERITMPDIDIDFPDTRREEVIEYVFQKYGKNHVAQIITFGTLAAKAALRDIGKVLGIPLKQIDSVAKQISSRPNLTIDEAVKETPSLQKLIQESDVITDWFHLAKRVEGIPRHASTHAAGIVISKDPLTDKVPVQKGHYEVLLTQYPMTILEEIGLLKMDFLGLRNLSFLEEIVSHIYQMEGKKINLESIPFDDQNTFQLLGVGDTTGVFQLESPGMRRVLSNLKPTEFEDIVAVNALYRPGPMENIPLFIAGKHNKRQVNYTHPDLKPILEKTYGVIIYQEQIMQIASKLAGFSLGEADILRRAVSKKKLETLEEQRNRFVQGCLKRGYDQKISNDVYDLIVRFANYGFNRSHSVAYSVISYQLAYLKANYPSAFFTALLTSAIGQPEKINQYIIDAKKKGIIVLTPSINKCSAGFIIGSSNDIEFGLAAIKNVGIRAIEEIVRERQKGGYYKNIFNFCARVSTRYINRRTLESLVAAGSFDDFGQHRASLLATLDYALEFGEQVRQQTEDRQSQLFYEEVKVPEGIQVPPFKDSEKLHYEKEALGFYLSSHPIEDYSEVANSHNRILVADALAKGEGIVRLAGLLETIRVVKTKKGEQMAFLKFSDESGELELTVFPKQYREFFALMKIGQLVFLEGKLEVSNERTQVIISKVLDVKNLSRSQIKEGILYLKIDQNHANQTKLVQLKSTLKMFPGNSKVILYYEERKQTVQLSDEFRITASNQCIEALNEMLGKGNVVLKS, encoded by the coding sequence GTGGAGTTTGTTCATCTTCATGTCAATACTGAATATAGCTTATTAAGAAGTTCTGCGAAAATTGAGGCGCTTGTAGCTCGTGCGAAGGAATTGCAATTTTCTGAGATTGCTATCACTGACCAAAGTGTACTGTATGGAGTAATTCCTTTTTATAAGGCTTGTAAACAGGTGGGAATTAAACCCATTATTGGTCTTGAACTATGTATAACAACCAAAAATAAGGACGAAACATGGATCATCCTTCTAGCAAAATCACAGGTAGGATATCAAAACTTAATGAAACTATCTAGCATTTCTCAGGTCCTTGGTTCTAACCAAAAGAAGCAAGTTGAAAAACATCATTTATTTTCATATTGTAAAGACCTAATTGCAATCAGTTCTCCCTCCAAAGGTGAGATTCAACAGCTAGTTTTGGAAGGTAAGAGTGAGCTTGCACTTCTAACAATAAAAGAATATCAAACGCATTTTGGAGACGACTTTTACATCGGAATTCATGATCATGGTATGGCCACTGAAAAAGAATTAAATTTAAAAATCGTAAAGCTCTCAAGAGAATATCAAATGAACTTGGTAGTTACCAACCAAGTCGTGTATATAAGGAAAGAAGATGCGCTTGCGCAAAGGTGCTTATTGGCGATAGAACAAGGTACAACATTAGAGGAAATAAAAACGGAATTCCATACAAATGAGTACTACTTAAAATCTAAACAGGAAATGGAACAACTATTTTCTCAAATTCCTGAAGCGCTCCTAAATACAAAAAAAATTGCAGATAAGTGTAATCTAATATTGAACTTTGGAGAACATGCTTTACCGAAGTTTCCGCTGCCAGCAGGAGTGAATTCAAAAGAATATTTATTTAAGTTGTGCCAAGAAGGACTACTAACACGTTATAAACTACTTACAGATGAAATACAAGAGCGTTTACTATTTGAACTTAAAATTATAGATCAAATGCAGTTCAATGATTATTTTCTAATAGTGTGGGATTTTATGAAATTTGCACACGAAAAAGGGATGATTACAGGACCAGGAAGAGGTTCTGCTGCAGGGTCATTAGTTGCGTATGTCTTACATATTACCAATGTAGATCCAATTAAATATGATTTGCTTTTTGAACGTTTCCTCAACCCTGAACGTATAACAATGCCAGATATTGATATTGATTTCCCAGATACAAGACGGGAAGAAGTTATCGAGTATGTTTTTCAAAAATATGGTAAAAATCATGTTGCGCAGATTATCACATTTGGGACACTAGCAGCAAAGGCAGCACTTAGAGACATTGGGAAAGTCCTTGGAATCCCTTTAAAGCAAATTGATAGTGTTGCTAAACAGATTTCTTCAAGACCAAATTTGACGATTGATGAGGCTGTTAAAGAGACACCTAGCTTGCAGAAACTTATTCAAGAGAGTGATGTAATAACCGATTGGTTCCACTTAGCAAAAAGGGTTGAAGGTATTCCTAGGCATGCTTCTACTCATGCAGCGGGTATCGTCATAAGTAAGGACCCTTTAACTGATAAGGTGCCAGTACAAAAAGGCCATTACGAAGTTTTGTTAACACAATATCCTATGACAATTTTAGAGGAGATAGGTCTATTAAAGATGGACTTTCTTGGTTTAAGAAACCTATCATTCCTAGAAGAAATTGTTTCTCATATCTATCAAATGGAAGGAAAAAAGATTAACTTGGAAAGTATCCCTTTTGACGATCAAAATACGTTCCAATTATTAGGAGTTGGTGATACAACAGGTGTTTTTCAGCTAGAATCTCCGGGGATGAGACGAGTGCTATCTAATTTAAAACCAACTGAATTTGAAGATATTGTGGCTGTTAACGCTTTGTATAGGCCAGGTCCAATGGAAAACATTCCGCTTTTCATAGCGGGAAAACATAATAAACGCCAAGTTAATTATACTCACCCAGACTTAAAGCCGATATTAGAAAAAACGTATGGGGTTATTATTTATCAAGAGCAAATTATGCAAATTGCTTCTAAATTAGCTGGTTTTTCTCTCGGTGAGGCTGATATCTTAAGGAGAGCAGTTAGTAAGAAGAAATTAGAAACATTGGAAGAACAGAGAAACAGATTTGTACAAGGATGTTTAAAGCGGGGCTATGATCAGAAGATTAGTAATGATGTTTACGATTTGATTGTCCGTTTTGCTAATTATGGTTTTAACAGAAGTCATTCGGTTGCCTATAGTGTTATATCATATCAATTGGCTTATCTAAAAGCCAACTATCCTTCCGCTTTTTTCACTGCACTATTAACAAGTGCGATTGGACAACCTGAAAAAATAAACCAATATATTATTGATGCCAAGAAGAAGGGTATCATTGTTCTTACGCCTTCTATTAATAAATGTAGCGCAGGTTTTATAATTGGTAGTTCAAATGACATAGAATTTGGTCTTGCTGCAATAAAAAATGTCGGTATTAGAGCAATTGAGGAGATTGTTCGAGAACGTCAAAAAGGGGGATATTATAAAAATATCTTTAATTTTTGTGCTAGAGTGAGCACAAGGTATATAAATCGAAGAACCTTGGAGTCACTAGTAGCAGCTGGAAGTTTTGATGATTTTGGTCAACATCGAGCAAGTCTTTTAGCTACGTTGGATTATGCTTTAGAGTTTGGAGAACAGGTGAGGCAACAAACAGAGGATAGACAATCGCAACTTTTTTATGAAGAAGTTAAGGTGCCTGAAGGAATACAAGTTCCACCATTTAAAGATTCTGAAAAACTTCATTATGAAAAAGAGGCATTAGGTTTTTATCTATCTAGTCATCCAATTGAGGACTATTCTGAAGTTGCTAATTCTCATAATCGGATCTTGGTTGCGGATGCTCTAGCCAAAGGCGAAGGAATTGTACGTCTTGCTGGACTTTTAGAGACCATTCGAGTCGTTAAAACCAAAAAAGGGGAACAGATGGCATTCTTAAAGTTTAGCGATGAGAGTGGTGAACTAGAATTGACCGTCTTCCCAAAACAATACCGAGAATTCTTTGCTTTAATGAAGATTGGGCAGTTAGTTTTCTTAGAAGGAAAACTAGAGGTATCCAACGAACGAACGCAAGTAATTATCTCTAAGGTTTTAGATGTAAAAAACCTTTCTAGGAGTCAAATTAAGGAAGGTATATTGTACTTAAAAATAGATCAAAATCATGCTAACCAAACTAAGCTTGTTCAGTTAAAAAGTACGTTAAAAATGTTTCCTGGCAATAGTAAAGTAATTCTTTATTATGAAGAGCGGAAGCAAACAGTTCAATTGTCTGATGAATTTCGAATTACAGCGTCAAATCAATG
- a CDS encoding YtrH family sporulation protein translates to MDKEFIATLIMDFFVAFGVVIGGAIVGGIGAFLIGKPPLSTINDLATGLKIWAMVAAIGGTFDAIYSIERGIYDGSHIDIAKTLFMIFAALSGAHSGGVLIQWITQEA, encoded by the coding sequence ATGGATAAAGAATTTATTGCAACACTGATCATGGATTTTTTTGTCGCCTTTGGTGTGGTAATTGGAGGGGCGATTGTTGGTGGAATAGGTGCATTCTTAATCGGAAAGCCACCGTTGTCCACGATAAATGATCTTGCAACTGGGTTAAAGATTTGGGCAATGGTAGCTGCCATTGGCGGTACCTTTGACGCCATCTACAGTATTGAAAGAGGAATTTATGATGGGTCACATATAGATATTGCCAAAACATTGTTTATGATTTTCGCCGCTCTTTCAGGTGCTCATTCGGGGGGAGTACTGATTCAGTGGATCACTCAGGAGGCCTAA
- the ytrI gene encoding sporulation membrane protein YtrI, translating to MMRIPPYYKQAGWQRFFAGVIIGMIIGWFFFIYEFGEVQEKLVTKIKMQEATIKNQKDTIEILRSDKDELNKENQKKLTVQEVKVYFKNDKAFRLSELSTHDLRSQIEKELSAVLNRNIESVAESKDLLYQSIENKVFEVNDKRYHVVVRDFVLYTKLQVFVEIRLAD from the coding sequence ATGATGCGGATACCTCCTTACTATAAACAGGCTGGATGGCAACGCTTTTTTGCTGGGGTAATTATAGGTATGATTATCGGCTGGTTCTTTTTCATTTATGAGTTTGGTGAAGTTCAAGAAAAGCTCGTTACAAAAATCAAAATGCAAGAGGCCACCATTAAAAACCAAAAAGATACAATTGAGATCTTAAGAAGTGATAAAGATGAACTGAATAAAGAAAATCAGAAAAAGTTGACGGTCCAAGAAGTAAAGGTTTACTTCAAAAATGATAAAGCATTTAGACTGAGTGAACTTTCTACTCATGACCTACGAAGTCAAATTGAAAAAGAACTATCTGCTGTTCTCAATAGAAATATTGAATCCGTAGCAGAGAGTAAAGATCTTTTATACCAATCAATTGAAAATAAAGTATTTGAAGTCAATGACAAGAGATACCATGTTGTGGTTAGAGACTTTGTTTTGTATACAAAACTTCAAGTATTTGTAGAAATTCGCCTAGCTGATTAA
- a CDS encoding DHH family phosphoesterase, translating to MKHEIIEMIEKYQKIIIHRHVRPDPDALGSQGGLAYLLKEHYPKKEVYVVGDEEPSLQYIIEMDELQDDIFEDALIVICDTANVERISDERYSKGDKIIKIDHHPNEDPYGDIIWVDTNASSVSEMIYELFETWNDLKGMEMTEKAARCLFAGIVGDTGRFRYPNTTERTFQYASELVKQPFSLVDIYEPMERISLNDARLQGYILNNFEQYENGVGAIKLSQSILQEYKVTPSDASRLVNTFANIEGIKAWVFFVEEPDQLIRVRLRSKKPIINGLAQRFNGGGHPLAAGASVFSWEQADEVLAGLHEICREG from the coding sequence ATGAAGCACGAAATTATTGAAATGATAGAGAAGTATCAAAAAATTATTATTCACCGACACGTCAGACCAGATCCAGATGCTCTAGGTTCCCAGGGGGGTCTAGCATACTTATTGAAAGAGCATTACCCAAAGAAGGAAGTTTATGTCGTAGGTGATGAAGAACCTTCACTTCAATACATCATTGAGATGGACGAATTACAAGATGATATATTTGAAGATGCCTTAATTGTTATTTGTGACACTGCTAATGTAGAACGAATTAGTGATGAGAGGTATAGTAAAGGAGATAAAATAATTAAAATTGACCATCATCCTAACGAAGATCCTTATGGCGATATTATTTGGGTAGATACTAATGCAAGCTCTGTAAGTGAGATGATCTATGAGCTTTTTGAGACATGGAATGATTTAAAAGGGATGGAAATGACCGAGAAGGCTGCAAGATGTTTATTTGCAGGAATAGTTGGTGATACAGGAAGATTTCGTTATCCTAATACAACAGAACGCACATTCCAATATGCAAGTGAGTTAGTAAAACAACCCTTCTCTTTGGTTGACATCTATGAACCGATGGAACGAATTAGTTTAAATGATGCTAGACTTCAAGGCTACATATTAAATAACTTTGAACAATATGAAAATGGGGTAGGGGCAATAAAATTATCTCAATCAATTCTTCAAGAGTACAAAGTGACACCTAGTGACGCATCAAGATTAGTAAACACGTTTGCGAATATAGAGGGAATAAAGGCTTGGGTGTTCTTTGTGGAAGAGCCAGATCAATTAATTAGAGTTAGGTTGCGTTCAAAAAAACCAATTATTAACGGTTTAGCTCAACGGTTTAATGGTGGTGGTCATCCCTTAGCAGCAGGAGCATCTGTTTTTTCTTGGGAACAAGCGGATGAAGTTTTAGCTGGGTTACACGAAATATGCCGTGAAGGTTAA
- a CDS encoding YtpI family protein, with protein sequence MITTFLIVVSAVFYLFYKVNYFRSKSPIEKKWIGTKANIAVGVFLVSFGINQIILITPVALIVGTIFILLGAANVIFGFKAYKHYSPLVLEEANAKS encoded by the coding sequence TTGATTACTACTTTTTTAATTGTTGTCTCTGCAGTCTTCTATCTATTCTATAAAGTGAATTATTTCCGTTCAAAATCCCCTATCGAGAAGAAATGGATTGGAACAAAGGCAAATATTGCTGTCGGTGTGTTTCTAGTCTCATTTGGAATAAATCAAATTATCCTAATAACACCTGTGGCACTTATTGTCGGGACGATATTTATTTTACTCGGTGCTGCTAATGTTATCTTTGGGTTTAAAGCATACAAGCATTATTCCCCATTAGTTCTAGAAGAAGCAAACGCTAAGAGCTAG
- a CDS encoding CBS domain-containing protein translates to MTKHEQILQHIQSLEIGHKISVRQIAKALTVSEGTAYRAIKDAENQGLVSTIERVGTIRIEKKQKENFEKLTFAEVVNIVDGQVLGGRDGLHKTLSKFVIGAMKAEAMMRYVEAGNLLIVGNRNQVHKLALQAGAAVLLTGGFDTSEEVKKLADELNLPIISTSYDTFTVATMINRAIYDQLIKKEIILVEDIYIKLEATYFLKTNDKIEKWFEFNEKTGHSRYPVVDENMKVQGMVTSKDVMGVEKHIEIEKVMTKSPLSVNGQTSVASAAHLMVWEGIEQLPVVDNYKKLIGVISRQDVLKALQMNQRQPHIGETIEDLVTSRFQDATIGNEICYRCEVTPQMTNQLGTISYGVFTTIVTEAGSRALRVHKKGDLVVENITLYFIKPVQIESMIEIFPRVLEIGRKFGKVDVEIFHEGTIVGKALVMAQIIDR, encoded by the coding sequence ATGACAAAACATGAACAGATTTTACAACACATACAATCCCTAGAAATTGGTCATAAGATTTCCGTGAGACAAATTGCAAAAGCATTGACTGTTAGTGAGGGGACGGCTTATCGTGCAATTAAGGATGCTGAAAATCAAGGGTTAGTAAGTACCATTGAGCGCGTAGGTACGATACGTATTGAGAAAAAACAGAAAGAGAATTTTGAGAAACTTACTTTTGCTGAAGTTGTAAACATTGTTGATGGACAAGTTCTTGGGGGAAGAGACGGACTACATAAAACACTGAGTAAATTTGTTATCGGTGCGATGAAAGCGGAAGCAATGATGCGTTATGTAGAGGCAGGTAACTTATTAATTGTTGGTAATAGAAATCAAGTACATAAATTGGCCCTACAAGCTGGGGCAGCGGTCCTTCTTACAGGAGGATTTGATACATCTGAGGAAGTGAAGAAGCTAGCTGATGAATTGAACTTACCAATCATTTCAACTTCTTATGATACGTTTACTGTAGCCACTATGATTAACCGAGCTATCTATGATCAATTAATCAAAAAAGAAATTATACTTGTAGAAGATATATATATAAAGTTAGAAGCTACTTATTTCTTAAAGACGAATGATAAAATAGAAAAATGGTTTGAATTTAACGAAAAAACCGGTCACAGCCGCTATCCTGTCGTAGATGAAAACATGAAAGTTCAAGGTATGGTTACCTCAAAGGATGTTATGGGTGTTGAAAAACATATTGAGATTGAAAAGGTCATGACGAAAAGTCCCCTTTCAGTAAACGGCCAGACCTCAGTTGCTTCTGCTGCACATTTAATGGTTTGGGAAGGAATTGAACAACTGCCGGTTGTTGACAACTATAAGAAGCTAATTGGAGTTATTAGCCGTCAAGATGTTCTAAAAGCATTGCAAATGAACCAGCGTCAGCCTCATATTGGTGAAACGATTGAAGACTTAGTAACGAGTAGATTTCAAGATGCAACAATTGGAAATGAAATATGTTATCGTTGTGAAGTCACACCGCAAATGACGAATCAATTAGGAACGATATCTTACGGGGTTTTTACGACGATCGTGACTGAAGCAGGTAGTAGAGCGTTACGTGTTCATAAAAAAGGGGATTTAGTAGTAGAGAATATTACTCTCTATTTTATTAAACCTGTACAAATTGAAAGTATGATTGAGATATTCCCAAGGGTCTTAGAAATTGGACGTAAATTCGGAAAAGTAGATGTTGAGATCTTCCATGAAGGGACAATTGTAGGAAAAGCGTTAGTGATGGCGCAAATTATTGATAGATAA
- a CDS encoding metal-dependent hydrolase — protein sequence MKLTYHGHSVVLIEANDKRIIIDPFIRGNGSTTLNVEELKVDVILLTHGHNDHVGDTVELAKKNHALVVAPFELATYLAWQGVNVHPMHIGGAYQFDFGKVKLTPAFHGSAYEEVTTKTIVYTGMPAGILFSAEGKTIYHAGDTALFSDMKMIGERNNIDVAFLPIGDNFTMGPEDAATAALWLNAKTVVPIHFNTFPVIEQDPHAFVASLQNGIDGKVLASGETLEV from the coding sequence ATGAAACTAACGTATCACGGTCATTCAGTGGTTTTAATTGAAGCTAATGATAAGAGAATTATAATCGATCCTTTCATTAGAGGAAATGGTTCAACAACCTTAAATGTAGAGGAACTTAAAGTAGATGTCATTCTATTAACACATGGTCATAACGACCATGTTGGTGATACCGTTGAATTGGCAAAGAAAAATCATGCTCTTGTCGTAGCTCCATTTGAATTGGCTACGTATTTAGCATGGCAAGGAGTAAATGTTCATCCGATGCACATTGGTGGGGCTTATCAATTTGATTTTGGTAAGGTGAAACTTACACCAGCGTTCCACGGCTCAGCCTATGAAGAAGTAACTACGAAAACGATTGTTTATACAGGTATGCCTGCAGGTATTCTCTTTTCTGCTGAGGGAAAAACAATTTACCATGCAGGTGATACAGCCTTATTTTCAGACATGAAAATGATAGGTGAGCGAAATAACATTGATGTTGCTTTCTTACCAATTGGAGATAATTTTACTATGGGACCTGAAGATGCGGCAACGGCAGCTTTATGGCTTAATGCCAAAACAGTTGTCCCAATTCACTTCAATACATTCCCTGTTATTGAGCAAGATCCACACGCGTTTGTAGCTAGCTTACAAAACGGGATCGATGGAAAGGTTCTAGCTTCAGGCGAGACACTAGAAGTGTAA
- a CDS encoding M24 family metallopeptidase yields the protein MNQRLKGVMNWLAEKQIDMAFVQTKANVFYLSKFYTEPHERLVGIVIFPTSEPILICPNMEKPQAKAAGWEYEIISYSDSENPWHLLEQRLKKQHSSVNTIAIEKEHISYTRANALLSIYPEGNLVSVEEKLYSLRLIKDDGELAILKQAAKLADYGVEVGVNAIKAGKCEMDVLALIEYELKKKGIREMSFSTMVLTGAKSADPHGNPGLTEIKRGDFVLFDLGVVLDGYCSDITRTVAFQDISEKQREIYQTVLGAQLQALSVCKIGTRIGDIDLAARNYINDAGYGDYFPHRIGHGLGIEVHEFPSMSENNNDLLQEGAVFTVEPGIYVPNIGGVRIEDDIVITKDGFESLTSFPKELIIV from the coding sequence ATGAATCAGCGACTCAAAGGAGTAATGAACTGGTTAGCAGAGAAACAAATAGATATGGCTTTTGTACAGACAAAAGCTAATGTTTTTTATTTATCAAAATTTTATACAGAACCTCATGAGCGTTTAGTTGGAATCGTAATTTTTCCGACTTCTGAACCTATTCTGATTTGTCCAAACATGGAAAAACCACAAGCAAAAGCTGCAGGTTGGGAGTACGAAATCATTAGCTACAGTGATTCTGAGAACCCGTGGCACTTACTAGAACAGCGTCTTAAAAAGCAACATTCTTCCGTTAATACAATTGCTATTGAGAAAGAGCATATCTCTTATACTAGAGCAAATGCATTACTAAGCATTTATCCCGAAGGAAACCTAGTATCAGTAGAAGAGAAGCTTTATTCCCTTCGATTAATCAAAGATGATGGAGAACTAGCCATTCTAAAACAAGCAGCCAAGCTCGCTGATTATGGTGTTGAGGTTGGTGTAAATGCTATTAAGGCTGGAAAGTGCGAAATGGATGTCTTGGCATTGATTGAATATGAGTTAAAGAAAAAAGGAATTCGCGAAATGTCTTTCTCGACTATGGTGCTTACTGGTGCTAAATCTGCTGATCCTCACGGAAACCCTGGTCTTACTGAAATCAAACGTGGTGACTTCGTATTATTTGATCTTGGTGTTGTACTTGATGGTTATTGTTCAGACATTACAAGAACAGTAGCATTCCAAGATATTAGCGAAAAACAACGAGAAATCTATCAGACTGTACTAGGCGCACAATTGCAAGCACTTTCTGTTTGTAAGATTGGTACGAGAATTGGTGACATTGACCTAGCAGCAAGAAATTATATTAATGACGCTGGTTATGGGGATTACTTTCCACATAGAATTGGACATGGTCTAGGCATCGAAGTTCATGAATTCCCTTCAATGAGTGAAAATAATAATGACCTCTTACAAGAAGGTGCTGTTTTTACCGTCGAGCCTGGGATCTATGTACCAAACATTGGTGGGGTCCGTATCGAAGATGACATCGTTATTACCAAAGATGGCTTTGAGAGCTTAACAAGTTTTCCGAAGGAATTAATCATTGTGTAA
- a CDS encoding SDR family oxidoreductase: MRHALITAGTKGLGKKVSEKLLEDGYKVSVSYRSDQEAVERLTKEWARYQGSFQFIKADVTQKTDIEHLVDQAANSFGAIHILINNAGPYVFQRKKLLEYSDSEWYEMLEGNLSSVFHLVKKVVPMMRRENFGRIITYGFQGAEGTPGWLYRSAFAAAKVGLVSLTKTIAIEEAENRITANMVCPGNIVGDMKEASIEDARKFVDKDTPVGRSGTGEDISRVVSFLCDENSDMITGTVIEVTGGVDVLHRFR, from the coding sequence ATGCGTCATGCTTTAATTACAGCGGGGACAAAGGGATTAGGAAAGAAAGTATCTGAAAAGTTATTAGAAGATGGTTATAAGGTTTCTGTTAGTTATCGCAGTGATCAAGAAGCTGTTGAACGATTAACTAAGGAATGGGCAAGATATCAAGGTTCATTTCAATTTATTAAAGCAGATGTAACTCAAAAAACTGATATTGAACATTTAGTTGATCAGGCAGCTAATTCTTTTGGGGCTATTCATATTTTAATTAATAATGCAGGACCATACGTGTTCCAACGAAAAAAACTTTTAGAATATAGTGACAGTGAATGGTATGAAATGCTAGAAGGAAACTTAAGCAGTGTGTTCCACTTAGTAAAAAAAGTAGTTCCAATGATGAGAAGAGAAAATTTTGGTCGAATAATCACCTATGGATTCCAAGGTGCAGAAGGAACGCCAGGTTGGTTATATAGATCTGCCTTTGCGGCTGCTAAAGTTGGACTAGTCTCCTTAACTAAAACAATAGCTATAGAAGAGGCTGAAAATCGTATCACAGCTAATATGGTTTGTCCAGGGAATATAGTTGGTGATATGAAAGAGGCATCAATTGAGGATGCTAGAAAGTTTGTTGATAAAGATACTCCTGTTGGACGATCCGGAACAGGTGAAGATATTAGCCGAGTTGTGTCATTTTTGTGCGATGAAAATTCCGATATGATTACAGGTACAGTTATTGAAGTAACAGGAGGAGTAGATGTATTACATCGCTTCCGGTAA
- a CDS encoding universal stress protein gives MERNYSNILVAVDGSNEAKKALLKAIDVAKKDHAKVIITHIVDTRTFATVEQYDRAIVTRAEEYAKDMLSEYKAIVEKAGIETTCVLDFGSPKVKVSKDIAKKYEVDLIITGATGLSAIERLLIGSVSEYIARTAKCDVLIVRN, from the coding sequence ATGGAGAGAAACTACTCAAACATTTTAGTAGCTGTAGACGGGTCAAATGAAGCAAAAAAAGCCTTACTAAAAGCAATCGATGTAGCTAAAAAAGACCATGCTAAAGTAATTATTACTCACATCGTAGACACCAGAACGTTTGCTACAGTTGAACAATATGATCGTGCTATTGTTACTAGGGCTGAGGAATATGCTAAAGATATGCTTTCAGAATACAAGGCAATAGTTGAAAAGGCTGGAATTGAGACTACTTGTGTCTTAGATTTTGGTTCTCCAAAGGTAAAAGTCTCTAAGGATATTGCAAAGAAATATGAAGTGGACTTAATTATTACCGGTGCCACTGGGTTAAGTGCAATCGAACGACTCCTAATTGGTAGCGTCTCAGAGTATATAGCGCGCACGGCAAAATGTGATGTACTAATCGTTCGCAACTAA